A genome region from Thermodesulfovibrionia bacterium includes the following:
- a CDS encoding SUMF1/EgtB/PvdO family nonheme iron enzyme yields the protein MKKQFMGSKVVLGLLTILIAGMSGIGASEASDQPSEKKKEAKSKNYDEMVVIPAGKFIFGKPGATKEISLPAYSIDKYEVTNKQFAKFNLDHKYGKGGDNYPVTMISLVDASDHCAALDKRLPTEQEWEKAARGTDGRTYPWGNEFNKVLCITKESVDEGQTSIIAPVGSCEKGNSPYGVADMTGNVWEWTSSFDDRYSVLRGGSFFENRNYAMTYSYLLSIPNDAKDYVGFRCVKDIK from the coding sequence ATGAAGAAACAATTCATGGGGAGTAAGGTTGTTCTCGGGCTTTTGACTATACTGATAGCAGGAATGTCGGGCATTGGCGCGAGTGAAGCATCGGATCAGCCTTCAGAAAAGAAAAAAGAAGCCAAATCCAAGAATTATGACGAAATGGTGGTCATCCCTGCCGGGAAGTTCATCTTCGGAAAGCCCGGTGCAACCAAGGAAATCAGCTTGCCTGCCTATTCGATCGACAAGTACGAGGTTACCAACAAACAGTTCGCCAAGTTCAATTTGGATCATAAATATGGCAAAGGTGGAGACAATTACCCAGTAACAATGATTTCTCTTGTTGATGCCAGCGACCATTGCGCAGCACTCGATAAAAGGCTCCCCACGGAACAGGAATGGGAAAAAGCTGCGCGGGGCACCGATGGCAGGACTTACCCTTGGGGAAACGAGTTCAATAAGGTACTTTGCATAACCAAGGAAAGCGTCGACGAGGGGCAGACTTCGATAATTGCGCCAGTCGGTTCATGCGAAAAAGGTAATAGTCCTTACGGCGTCGCGGATATGACCGGCAACGTGTGGGAGTGGACCTCCAGCTTCGACGATCGTTATAGTGTTCTCAGGGGTGGGTCGTTTTTTGAGAACAGAAATTATGCCATGACTTACAGCTACCTTCTCAGCATCCCCAATGATGCCAAAGACTATGTCGGATTCCGTTGCGTCAAAGACATTAAGTAG
- a CDS encoding cytochrome b N-terminal domain-containing protein — MKIKQSHWHHFFGGVALLLLIIQVFSGSVLTLFYIPQLNEAYASVQYLYNELGIVAWIRDTHRWAALFLMVAVIMHFIRSFLRKDYLNRDSKTLWLTGVLLYLPMLGFLFTGVILPWEWRGYWFMEMIPNYAAEIPLVGPSFSDFLINTFTLNRTLVVHVCILPAITLVLMGIHTFTRVIKRTGGLTLYVLEHSLLTLPFLLAIAVLAYIVPMPSQDPAIIPMPLEGENIPTAEWFILMFYVPYLYFKGFMATLFAFYIPVIIFLVLAIFPYFLRARKTKSAKNIPQETHSVERSGAFAKIMAPVRRTLGARAYSKTLAFLTVFLVAIALFGPLYAVSHASPTMGCNSCHNISMGDRLGLPPATFKDRVLNPTLKDNTFMVEHWFYPQVVW; from the coding sequence ATGAAAATTAAACAATCGCATTGGCATCACTTTTTTGGTGGGGTTGCGCTTCTCCTCCTGATTATTCAAGTTTTTTCCGGCTCGGTGTTGACGCTGTTTTATATACCTCAGCTGAACGAAGCCTACGCCAGTGTGCAATACCTCTACAATGAGCTTGGCATTGTGGCATGGATAAGGGATACGCACCGCTGGGCCGCACTATTCTTGATGGTTGCAGTAATAATGCATTTCATAAGAAGCTTTTTAAGAAAGGATTATCTTAACCGGGACAGCAAGACATTGTGGCTGACCGGGGTCCTGCTCTATCTGCCCATGTTAGGTTTTTTGTTCACTGGAGTTATCTTGCCATGGGAATGGAGAGGGTATTGGTTCATGGAGATGATACCTAATTACGCGGCTGAAATCCCCTTGGTCGGGCCTTCCTTCAGTGATTTCCTCATCAACACCTTTACCCTTAATCGGACGTTGGTAGTGCATGTTTGTATTCTTCCGGCCATCACATTAGTGTTAATGGGTATTCACACCTTTACTCGGGTTATCAAAAGAACGGGGGGGCTTACTCTGTATGTCCTTGAACATAGCCTGCTCACCCTTCCGTTTTTGCTGGCGATTGCCGTGCTGGCGTATATTGTGCCGATGCCCTCCCAGGATCCAGCGATAATACCGATGCCATTGGAGGGCGAAAATATTCCAACTGCAGAGTGGTTCATCCTTATGTTCTATGTGCCCTATCTGTATTTTAAGGGGTTCATGGCGACATTATTCGCCTTCTATATCCCTGTTATCATTTTTCTGGTTTTGGCGATATTCCCTTATTTTCTTAGGGCGAGGAAAACCAAGAGTGCCAAAAATATCCCGCAAGAAACCCATTCCGTCGAAAGGAGTGGCGCATTTGCAAAAATCATGGCGCCTGTTCGAAGAACTCTTGGGGCAAGAGCTTATTCAAAAACGTTAGCCTTTCTCACGGTTTTTCTGGTGGCGATAGCCTTGTTCGGTCCACTTTATGCCGTTTCCCATGCATCCCCAACCATGGGCTGCAACTCATGCCACAACATTTCTATGGGAGACCGGCTGGGTCTGCCTCCTGCAACATTCAAGGATAGGGTACTTAACCCCACGCTTAAAGATAATACGTTTATGGTGGAACACTGGTTTTATCCGCAAGTTGTCTGGTAG
- a CDS encoding cytochrome b N-terminal domain-containing protein, with translation MMGAAKVAEWVKQRIRLKLGKPIPAHVNFFYCFGGISLFLILIQLVSGVFMLFFYTPEPDKALQSIAYLSNEVTLGWLFRNMHRWISSLLLATVFSHMVIVFYLKAYQSPRQLTWLSGVSQLLMVFLMVVTGLVLPWDWRSYWSFAIWMDYVGTWTVGGESIKAVVLDNFTLNAAYFIHILAIPLILAVLLSFHFKMVRRYGISEPL, from the coding sequence ATGATGGGCGCTGCCAAGGTTGCAGAGTGGGTTAAGCAGCGGATTCGGCTAAAATTGGGGAAGCCGATACCTGCGCACGTGAATTTCTTTTATTGTTTTGGCGGCATTTCGCTGTTTCTCATCCTCATCCAGTTAGTCTCGGGTGTGTTTATGCTTTTTTTCTACACACCCGAACCCGACAAGGCATTGCAAAGCATTGCGTATTTAAGCAATGAGGTAACCTTGGGATGGCTGTTCAGAAACATGCATCGGTGGATATCCTCACTTCTATTGGCAACCGTATTTTCCCATATGGTCATTGTGTTTTATTTGAAAGCCTACCAGAGCCCCAGGCAGCTTACCTGGTTGAGCGGGGTTTCCCAGTTGCTCATGGTGTTCCTCATGGTGGTAACCGGGCTTGTTCTCCCATGGGATTGGAGATCCTATTGGTCTTTTGCGATATGGATGGATTACGTTGGAACATGGACGGTGGGTGGCGAATCCATCAAGGCGGTAGTGCTTGATAACTTCACCCTGAATGCGGCATATTTTATCCATATATTGGCTATTCCGTTAATTCTTGCCGTCTTATTGTCTTTTCACTTCAAAATGGTGAGGCGATACGGAATATCTGAGCCTCTATAA